The Episyrphus balteatus chromosome 3, idEpiBalt1.1, whole genome shotgun sequence genome segment taattttagacaattttatttctttagagTTTCTAATACAGACGAGGACAACACTTTGCTATTGAAAGTTAGAAGTTTTTCAATGCCAATTTGGCATGATTAAGAAAGAGAAtccttcgattcacgtgaatcgaatagcagaatagggctgtatattttttggagattttttctcatggtgatatttttttttttttgggatttcgtTCGACTCCTAAATACAACCGCTCTCAAATCAGACCTAGAGCCTACGAAGATcagattattttaaaataataatattcaagtTCATAGGTCccaaatatattatttttttataagaataatcaaaagtgtgctatttctttAGTCCATAGCTGTAGGTCAAAGTACCTACTGTGATATTGATTATCACGTCacgtatatttattttaaaaggtCAATAGGCTTGGAACATTTAGGATAAATTTAACATTAACTACTatttctaatacaaaaatatatgatttgaaaattatttaaaaaatatttttaaaaaattcctatTTTGGAAGCAAATACCATTTCAAAATGAATGCAATTGTAACCATTCCAACAAACACAAGCATTTGTATTGCATTTGCCTGATTAACTCCTTTCACTGATCGTATAACTTCATTGttgaatatgaaaacatttcTACTCTCTTCAATGTATGCCTTTTTCATGTCCTCATCAAATTCCTTGTATTTCTCATTTAATATAGACTTCAATTTTGCCTTAAGCTCTGGTATTTTCTTATACCCAAACCATGTTGCTTCACAACCGGGCTTAACAGTTTCTTCTTCATCGTCTTCTTTTTTAGACATTGTCAACTTTCTAGCAATCATTCGTTTGCGTTGCAACAATTGCCCACCGGACATTAATGCCATGTACATTTGAAAAGCATAGGCAAAGAGgagaattttatcttttttgttgACTTCACGCAAGTGTTCGAGATATTTCTTGACGGGTTCTTTGATTTCGTAAGTTTGTCGCCAATCTTTGCcaagaaaatattcaaaatcttTTTCGAAGCCGGCAATGCGATGATATTCTTTTGGAAGTAATTCTTCGGGAAGTTCTTCCTCGAAGAATTTATAAATTTCGTAGAAGGATAAAAGTCCATCGGCCCAAACTTTGTCATTTGAAAGAGctacaatacaaaaattaacatGGAATTTTGGAATGatataagatacatttttaaaatagctTTTCAGATAATAAATTGACTTACCCAAAGCAAACTTTGCATTCACAAGAACATCACTTATTTTATGGACATCTCTTGTGGCTTTTTTTAGCTGAGTTGGAAAATCTTCTTCTGTTGTTGTAGCACTCATTTTGCGAGAAcaatttgatttatttcttGATTCTTGAAtagaaatgattttatttttttactttcttgtttattttgtgCCGACTTTTACTGCGCAAAAAGTAAAatgtcttttatttttgttgtttgtttttttttttttttattttttaccgaaATCAAAATAACTTGACAGTTCAGTAACAACAAAGAACAGtgatgcgttcttttattcgacgatgttaactattgttaacaatagttaactttcatcgttcctaaatgagaaaaaagttacaaagtgtaacatcgtgacgtcacaacatcgttcctaaatccagtgttgaagtgtcaaatagttacattttgttactttttccaactcagcttaggtgcgttctttttctaacaatagttaactattgttaactatcgttaacttttgtcgttcctaaactacaaaatagttacgatttgtaactatttgacagatgaacatcgttcctaaactcgttttgaagtgtcaaatagttacaaatcgtaactatttccaactcacctccatcatatgagttgaacattcatgagattgttgatgtgtcaaagtgtatgttttgtttacaaaacaaactcaaagattttttttcttttggaaaaaagcggaaaaaataaaaataaaaagagagttttgtaattttttgatgaaagataatttattgtgaataaaaaaaatttttttttgttataataatggaaataaaagtattctcaaGAGAAATTTAGCTGGTGGTTTGACAGTCTAACAATCTCTAacaataggggggttcacattgaccaacttaccggacagaccgattgtcatttggcctgatggctgaattatatttttcgttcacactcatcagacaattttcatcaaaacccatttttcatcttatttttaatgtatctttcacctattctgctctcaaattcaagagaatggattatcactgtctgccggacagacatgtcgttcaattgactaacatgtccgtccgaccaccaaaaaatcaaaattttttgaaaaccatccggcaaaccggacaggtcgtcggatgggtgttcacactatcaaaacagcatcagatcagaccaaacGGCGGctagtctgtccggtaagttagtcaatgtgaacccccctaataaatcgttcctaaatgatttgtaaaaaatccaacgatttctaacaatggcacttcaacaataatttttgacataacaacgatcgttgactattgttagaaaaagaacgcacctcttctggacttgagtttcaatgttaatttgtcaaacacaactaaatggggaagagaggggatgatgtgagaagagaatttcttgtttgtttccatatttgaaattattgaatgcatatttttgtttcaatttgcttagaattcaattaaaaagaattatttcagtaccaaattaattttttcttgtttattcattcataaaattaatctcaaaaatttttcttttgacagatcaacaaaatgtaacatttatagcctgttttcactagagcaaatgagatgatttcgatcaaatttgccaaatgaggttcgaaatgagataatttcccataaggggggttcacattgacca includes the following:
- the LOC129917052 gene encoding heme oxygenase 1; translated protein: MSATTTEEDFPTQLKKATRDVHKISDVLVNAKFALALSNDKVWADGLLSFYEIYKFFEEELPEELLPKEYHRIAGFEKDFEYFLGKDWRQTYEIKEPVKKYLEHLREVNKKDKILLFAYAFQMYMALMSGGQLLQRKRMIARKLTMSKKEDDEEETVKPGCEATWFGYKKIPELKAKLKSILNEKYKEFDEDMKKAYIEESRNVFIFNNEVIRSVKGVNQANAIQMLVFVGMVTIAFILKWYLLPK